The genomic stretch TCAAAGTGCAGATCATTGAAAGAAAATTTATTAGCTAATCTTTAAGTTTGCAAAAATCCTGAGTATTTAATCATTTCTTTTGATATTTTTGTCGTAAAATCTTATCTGTAAATTTTGATATTACTGAAGATGGATAACAATGACAATGTAATTATATTAAAATGATTTATAAAACTTTTCTCATCTTTCTCTTCCCAATTATTATCTTTTCGCAGAGTAAATCTTATAAAGTAATCGGGGTAAAAGACGGTGATACTGTAGAAATATTAATGGACGGGAAACCACAGGTCGTAAGGCTTTCACACATTGATTGTCCGGAAAAAAAACAGCCGTTTGGAAACAATGCAAAACAGTTTGTATCAGATGTGTGTTTTGGAAGAAAAGTTAAACTTTCTACAGGCTGGAAAAAAGATCGCAATAAAAGATTGCTGGCCGAGATTATATTATCAAACGGCAAAAATCTTAATAAAGAGCTTGTAAAAAATGGTTTGGCCTGGCATTTCAAAAGATACTCGAAAGACAACAGTTATGATGATTTGGAAAAACAGGCAAAAAAATTAGAATTAGGATTATGGAAGGACAAAAATCCGGTGGCGCCTTGGGAATGGAGGAAATCACGAAAAAAAACCTCACACCGCTCAGTGTCTACTTCCAATAAATAACAGAAAAAATTCCGGCTGTCTTACAGCCGGAATTTTTAATTTATCTGTAAAAATTATCTAATTAATACTCTAATATTTTCTGAAAATCATTCAGAAAACTGATCAATAAATCTCTTTAATTGCAGATCTCCAAAACCATAAACCGTATATTTTTGATTAAAAATTCTGAAAACTTCACCAAAATCCTCTGTGTTCTTTTGAATATCTTTTATCTGATTTTCCAAGATTCCGTTAAACCTATTTTCGTTTGCAACGACCAGTTCTTTAAGGTTTCTCACAATTCCTGACAAAACAAGTCGTCTTCAAACCAGAAAAACACAGAAGAATCCTCTGGAATATTTTGTATCCTTTGAAATTCTTTTACAACCAATTCTTCATAATCGCTTTCTGAATCGTGATTTTCTGTGATAAATTTCTTACGATTTTCAAAGAAATTATTGTCTGAAACAGGTCCATCAATTAATGCTTCACGCCAGATAATGATTTCACCTTCCATATTTTTCGGAAATTTTTCGGCCAAGCAATCGCCATTCAGAATGTGAAAAGTACTCATTAGCAAATGAAACTATAAATTAAGAAATTCTTCCAAAGAAACTGTTTTCTGTTCACCAGCTTCCAAGTTTTTAAAAGTAACCGTATTATTTTTCACCTCTTCTTCACCTAAGAAAACAAGGTTTTTAATACCTTTCTTTTCAGCGTAAGTAAACTGCTTATTGATTTTTGCACTTTCAGGATACAGCTCTGCAGAAATTCCTTTTTCTCTTAATTGGATAATTAGTTTTAAAGCTTCTGAGGTTTCTTCTCCGCCAAAGTTGGCAAATAGATATTCTACATTCGAAGTAGCTTCTTCAGGAAAAAGATTCAATTCTTC from Chryseobacterium indoltheticum encodes the following:
- a CDS encoding thermonuclease family protein encodes the protein MIYKTFLIFLFPIIIFSQSKSYKVIGVKDGDTVEILMDGKPQVVRLSHIDCPEKKQPFGNNAKQFVSDVCFGRKVKLSTGWKKDRNKRLLAEIILSNGKNLNKELVKNGLAWHFKRYSKDNSYDDLEKQAKKLELGLWKDKNPVAPWEWRKSRKKTSHRSVSTSNK
- a CDS encoding DUF1835 domain-containing protein; translated protein: MSTFHILNGDCLAEKFPKNMEGEIIIWREALIDGPVSDNNFFENRKKFITENHDSESDYEELVVKEFQRIQNIPEDSSVFFWFEDDLFCQEL